The following proteins come from a genomic window of Bradyrhizobium paxllaeri:
- a CDS encoding helix-turn-helix domain-containing protein: MSRAMPIALEAPLVASPNQAMRAIQVSRKKLYELINTGELESYTEGKSRRITVKSINDYIERRLAAEAVRRSRAASDRK, from the coding sequence ATGTCTCGCGCCATGCCTATCGCGTTGGAAGCCCCGCTCGTAGCATCGCCGAATCAGGCGATGAGGGCGATCCAAGTCTCGCGCAAAAAACTGTACGAACTTATCAACACGGGCGAGTTGGAGAGTTATACCGAAGGCAAATCGCGACGCATCACAGTCAAATCGATCAACGACTACATCGAACGCCGACTGGCAGCAGAAGCGGTTCGGCGCAGCCGCGCCGCATCCGATAGAAAATGA
- a CDS encoding tyrosine-type recombinase/integrase codes for MPGKLKPLDVERETRPGKYPDGDGLYLVIASATSKNWSYRYWKDGKQRWLGLGSVKDVSLKDARFARDAARLRVKGDRSTPGVDIVQEKRAAREEAKAVETKVTLPTFEQCAEIYIREHWSTWSKKHRSQWPSSLKRYAYPTIGKLTIPEIKPSHVYELLRPIWVEKRETANRVRGRIETIIAKNADVDDTDFRNPAGLTKQLREKLPRRPKRVVRHHPALPYAEAPQFVTELAAAVGTAATMLRFVILTACRTNEVVEARRSEIDRLSSAWKIPGERMKMNQDHVVPLSAPALAILDEIHDGAEGELIFPNPEGGIFSENAMLAVLDRMGYGHVTVHGFRSTFATWAEECTDYPDGVREAALAHKYKSETTAAYQRGQKLEKRRALMKDWAQFLQGSDVIRLGEVG; via the coding sequence ATGCCCGGCAAGCTCAAGCCGCTCGACGTCGAACGCGAAACTCGGCCCGGCAAATACCCCGACGGCGACGGTCTCTACCTTGTCATCGCGAGTGCCACATCGAAGAACTGGAGCTACCGGTACTGGAAAGACGGCAAGCAGCGCTGGCTCGGCCTAGGGTCGGTCAAGGACGTGTCGCTAAAGGACGCGCGGTTTGCTCGCGATGCAGCGCGTCTTCGCGTCAAAGGCGATCGCAGCACACCCGGCGTCGACATCGTGCAGGAGAAGCGAGCGGCGCGTGAGGAAGCGAAAGCCGTCGAGACCAAGGTCACCCTGCCTACTTTCGAGCAGTGCGCAGAAATCTACATACGCGAGCACTGGTCGACCTGGAGCAAGAAGCATCGCAGTCAATGGCCATCGTCGCTCAAACGGTACGCTTACCCGACAATCGGAAAACTCACGATCCCGGAAATCAAGCCCAGCCACGTCTACGAATTGTTGCGGCCGATCTGGGTTGAGAAGCGAGAGACGGCTAATCGTGTCCGCGGACGGATCGAAACCATCATCGCGAAGAACGCCGATGTTGACGATACCGATTTTCGAAATCCCGCCGGGCTCACTAAACAGCTGCGCGAGAAGCTTCCAAGGCGACCGAAACGCGTCGTCCGACATCATCCTGCACTGCCCTATGCCGAGGCACCGCAATTCGTGACTGAACTTGCAGCGGCAGTCGGCACAGCCGCAACGATGCTGCGCTTTGTCATCCTCACGGCCTGCCGTACCAACGAAGTAGTAGAGGCCCGCCGGTCCGAGATCGATCGGCTGTCCTCCGCTTGGAAGATCCCCGGCGAACGTATGAAGATGAACCAGGACCACGTCGTGCCGTTGTCGGCTCCCGCTCTTGCCATCCTGGACGAGATCCACGATGGCGCCGAGGGCGAATTGATCTTCCCGAATCCCGAGGGCGGAATATTTTCGGAGAATGCGATGCTCGCCGTGCTGGACCGCATGGGCTACGGCCACGTCACGGTGCACGGCTTTCGCTCGACGTTCGCAACCTGGGCCGAAGAATGCACGGACTATCCTGATGGAGTTCGCGAGGCAGCGCTGGCGCACAAATACAAATCGGAGACCACGGCAGCCTACCAGCGCGGGCAAAAGCTCGAGAAGCGACGCGCCCTCATGAAAGATTGGGCGCAATTCCTCCAAGGATCCGACGTTATCCGCCTTGGCGAGGTGGGTTGA
- a CDS encoding trehalose-6-phosphate synthase: MNLVVVSNRVSRGKPNEPMTGGLAAALLPIVEKSGAIWVGSSGRVRDGNQKEPFAEVEALGTGALAMLDLPAAHYGGYYEGFANSALWPALHSRADLIRASQEDYLSYREVNAFMARALLRFRKTDSAFWVQDYHFLALGAELRDLSVTEPIGFFLHTPWPSRSVISGVPHHRELIEAMLAYDLIGFQTEEDCENFVSYAQSDLGLVVHDGVIISRYGRTRAAVFPIGIDPKQFAQLATKASTHPDVSRLRRSLNGEKLAIGVDRLDYSKGLINRIKAFDQMWTLHPQLARTVSLLQIATPSRGAIEAYGNLQSEVAKLVTDVNGQHGEVDWTPIRYLNKGYGQAVLAGLYRTAQVGVVTPLQDGMNLVAKEYVAAQNPVDPGVLVLSKFAGAANELDTALLVNPHDIDGMARTIAIALSMPLTERRMRWEAMMAKLRGHTIQQWFADFTEALHDCQLDKSELAPVMTEPALWPVRSATNGGARYH; encoded by the coding sequence GTGAACCTCGTCGTCGTTTCTAACCGCGTTTCGCGCGGAAAACCCAACGAACCCATGACGGGGGGACTCGCCGCGGCGCTATTGCCGATCGTCGAGAAGTCGGGTGCTATCTGGGTTGGCTCCAGCGGAAGAGTCCGTGACGGGAACCAGAAGGAACCCTTTGCCGAAGTCGAGGCGCTGGGTACCGGCGCGCTGGCGATGCTGGATCTGCCGGCCGCGCATTACGGCGGCTATTACGAAGGTTTTGCGAACTCCGCGCTGTGGCCGGCGCTGCATTCGCGCGCCGATCTGATTCGCGCGTCGCAGGAGGACTATCTCAGCTACCGCGAAGTGAACGCCTTCATGGCGCGCGCGCTGCTGCGATTCCGAAAAACCGATTCCGCGTTCTGGGTGCAGGACTACCATTTCCTGGCGCTCGGCGCCGAGTTGCGCGATCTCAGCGTCACCGAGCCGATCGGCTTCTTCCTGCACACGCCGTGGCCGTCGCGTTCGGTGATATCAGGCGTGCCGCATCATCGCGAACTGATCGAGGCGATGCTGGCCTATGATCTGATCGGTTTCCAGACCGAGGAAGATTGCGAGAACTTCGTATCCTATGCGCAGTCCGATCTCGGCCTCGTCGTGCATGACGGCGTGATCATCTCGCGCTACGGCCGGACGCGCGCTGCGGTATTTCCGATCGGCATCGATCCGAAGCAGTTCGCCCAGTTGGCGACGAAGGCGTCGACCCATCCGGATGTCTCGCGACTGCGGCGCAGCCTGAACGGCGAGAAACTCGCGATCGGCGTCGACCGGCTGGATTATTCCAAGGGCCTGATCAACCGCATCAAGGCATTCGACCAGATGTGGACGCTGCATCCGCAGCTGGCGCGCACCGTGTCGCTCTTGCAGATCGCGACGCCCTCGCGCGGCGCGATTGAGGCCTATGGCAATCTGCAGAGCGAGGTCGCCAAGCTCGTTACCGACGTCAACGGCCAGCATGGCGAGGTCGACTGGACGCCGATCCGCTATCTCAACAAGGGCTACGGCCAGGCCGTGCTGGCGGGCCTCTATCGCACCGCGCAGGTCGGCGTGGTAACGCCGCTGCAGGACGGCATGAACCTCGTCGCCAAGGAATATGTCGCCGCGCAAAACCCGGTCGACCCCGGCGTGCTCGTGCTGTCGAAATTCGCCGGCGCCGCCAACGAGCTCGACACGGCATTGCTGGTCAATCCGCACGACATCGACGGCATGGCGCGCACCATAGCGATCGCGCTGTCGATGCCGCTCACCGAACGGCGGATGCGCTGGGAAGCGATGATGGCGAAGCTGCGCGGCCATACGATCCAGCAATGGTTCGCCGACTTCACCGAAGCGCTGCACGACTGCCAGCTCGACAAGAGCGAGTTGGCGCCTGTGATGACGGAGCCCGCGCTATGGCCGGTTCGCTCCGCCACCAATGGCGGCGCGCGGTATCACTAG